The proteins below are encoded in one region of Leptotrichia sp. oral taxon 218:
- a CDS encoding DMT family transporter, with amino-acid sequence MAKNGYKIKKKIHGMILASLASSLWSISGISGEILFKKYNFSSDWLVSTRTLISGILLFLIVIFVEKKSVLKPLKNKRDTLGIILFGLAGMYFVQYTYFRTIELSNVSFATILQFTAPFFIFIYESVKNKKIPAISTLILLFIK; translated from the coding sequence GTGGCGAAAAATGGATACAAAATCAAGAAAAAAATACATGGAATGATACTGGCAAGTTTAGCCTCAAGTTTATGGTCAATTTCAGGAATTTCAGGAGAAATCCTTTTTAAAAAATACAATTTTTCATCAGATTGGCTAGTTTCCACAAGAACTCTGATTTCAGGAATATTACTATTTTTAATTGTAATTTTCGTTGAAAAAAAATCAGTCTTAAAGCCACTAAAAAACAAGCGAGACACACTTGGAATAATTCTATTCGGACTGGCCGGAATGTACTTTGTTCAATACACATACTTTCGAACAATCGAACTAAGCAATGTTTCATTTGCAACAATTTTACAATTTACAGCACCGTTTTTCATATTTATTTATGAATCCGTAAAAAATAAAAAAATTCCGGCAATTTCGACTTTAATTTTACTTTTTATTAAATAG
- a CDS encoding metal ABC transporter permease, protein MNILNLLISDHTFRTVALGCLLLGMVSGILGCFAVLRKQSLLGDAVSHASLPGVCLAFLFTNVKNTEVLLLGALITGIVCIGLIQLIQNYTKIKFDSALALILSVFFGLGLVLLSYLNKLPGANKSGLNKFIFGQASTFIERDVNIIFITGIILLIIIILFWKEFKIVSFDSDFAKTLGFPSKKIEILISILIVTTVIIGIQAAGVILISAMLISPAVAARQWTDKLSIMVILAAFFGGISGLLGTLISISESNLPTGPVIVIVISIIVVVSILFSNKRGIVFKIIRNQKRKKEFRKKLKNKKIELNSLKINNLERGK, encoded by the coding sequence ATGAATATATTAAATCTTCTTATTTCTGATCATACTTTTAGAACAGTTGCACTTGGCTGTCTATTGCTTGGAATGGTTTCTGGAATACTTGGATGTTTTGCCGTTTTACGAAAGCAAAGTTTATTGGGAGATGCAGTTTCTCATGCTTCACTTCCTGGAGTTTGCTTAGCTTTTTTATTTACAAACGTGAAAAATACAGAAGTTTTGCTGCTAGGTGCTTTAATAACAGGAATTGTATGTATTGGTTTGATTCAATTAATTCAAAATTATACAAAAATAAAATTTGATAGTGCTTTGGCATTGATTTTATCGGTATTTTTTGGGTTAGGGCTAGTTTTACTTTCTTATTTGAATAAATTGCCAGGTGCAAATAAATCGGGATTAAATAAATTTATTTTTGGGCAAGCATCGACATTTATTGAAAGAGATGTAAATATTATCTTCATTACAGGGATTATTCTTCTAATTATAATTATTCTTTTCTGGAAGGAATTTAAAATTGTTTCATTTGACTCTGATTTTGCCAAAACATTGGGATTTCCAAGCAAGAAAATCGAAATATTAATTTCCATATTGATTGTAACAACCGTAATAATTGGTATTCAAGCGGCAGGAGTAATTTTAATAAGTGCGATGCTTATTTCTCCAGCAGTTGCAGCACGGCAATGGACAGACAAACTTTCGATTATGGTAATTTTGGCGGCGTTTTTTGGAGGAATATCAGGATTGCTTGGAACTTTAATCAGTATAAGTGAAAGTAATTTGCCAACTGGACCTGTTATCGTTATAGTTATAAGTATAATCGTGGTTGTTAGCATTCTTTTCTCAAACAAAAGAGGGATTGTATTTAAAATTATAAGAAATCAGAAAAGAAAAAAAGAATTTAGAAAAAAACTTAAAAATAAAAAAATAGAATTAAATAGTTTAAAAATAAATAATTTGGAAAGGGGGAAATAA
- a CDS encoding glycerol transporter, producing MVIEIFKEVKFMNKKYQNMIVIMASISSAIIGGRIIDEYGWVIGLITAAITGAVVVLLGKIILKFLKINR from the coding sequence ATGGTAATCGAAATTTTTAAGGAGGTAAAATTTATGAATAAGAAATATCAAAATATGATAGTTATAATGGCTTCAATATCGTCAGCCATAATTGGTGGTAGAATAATTGATGAATATGGATGGGTTATAGGTTTAATAACAGCTGCAATTACAGGTGCTGTTGTTGTATTGCTTGGAAAAATTATATTAAAGTTTCTTAAAATTAATAGATAG
- a CDS encoding MarR family transcriptional regulator has product MHENFSKHIGKLVCRHGAKPCNKETELLGTLKASITTT; this is encoded by the coding sequence TTGCACGAAAATTTTAGTAAGCATATAGGGAAACTTGTATGTAGACACGGAGCAAAACCGTGCAACAAAGAAACTGAATTGCTGGGAACTCTTAAAGCTAGTATAACCACAACATAA
- the cobI gene encoding precorrin-2 C(20)-methyltransferase, whose amino-acid sequence MKKGKFYGIGVGVGDPENITVKATKKLHEVDVIVLPEAKSGEGSTAFNIVREYLKAGVEQMFLEFPMIKDVEARKVFRKNNADKVSAELEKGKNVAFLTIGDPMTYSTYTYVLEHIADDVEVETIAGITSFNSIAARLNVPLMIGDEDLKVVSVNRKTDIYKEIENNDNLVLMKISRNFEKIKKAIIETGNKENAVIVSDCGKDNEVVYWDIESVEEVPYFSTMILKKSGF is encoded by the coding sequence ATGAAAAAAGGTAAATTTTATGGTATTGGAGTAGGAGTAGGAGATCCAGAAAATATAACGGTTAAAGCAACAAAAAAATTGCATGAGGTGGATGTAATTGTATTGCCTGAGGCAAAAAGTGGGGAAGGAAGCACGGCTTTTAATATTGTAAGAGAGTATTTGAAAGCTGGTGTAGAGCAAATGTTTTTAGAGTTTCCGATGATAAAAGATGTGGAAGCGAGAAAAGTTTTTAGAAAAAATAATGCTGATAAAGTAAGTGCTGAATTGGAAAAGGGGAAGAATGTGGCATTTTTGACAATTGGAGATCCGATGACTTATAGCACATATACTTATGTTTTGGAGCATATTGCAGATGATGTAGAAGTAGAGACGATTGCTGGAATAACTTCGTTTAATAGCATTGCAGCTAGATTGAATGTGCCTTTGATGATTGGCGATGAAGATTTGAAAGTGGTATCTGTCAATCGAAAAACTGATATTTACAAGGAAATTGAAAATAATGATAATTTAGTTTTAATGAAAATAAGCAGAAATTTTGAGAAAATTAAAAAGGCGATAATTGAAACAGGAAATAAAGAAAATGCTGTAATTGTTTCAGATTGCGGGAAAGATAATGAAGTTGTTTATTGGGATATTGAGAGTGTAGAGGAAGTTCCTTATTTTTCGACGATGATATTGAAAAAATCAGGGTTTTAA
- a CDS encoding RNA-guided endonuclease TnpB family protein translates to MYLTLKQQVKHLSKKEFRNLKYLCHIAKNLKNQATYNVRQYYFKNKKYLSYNENYKMLKNSENYKKLNSNMAQQILKEVDGSFKSFFGLLKLAKNGQYNGKIKLPKYLAKDGFTTLVIGFVRLKDDILRVPYSNLFKKTHQEVKIKLPPVLKDKKIKEIRIIPKQHSRYFEIQYTYEVEEVQRELNENNALGIDLGINNLCACVTNAGASFIIDGRKLKSINQYYNKINAKLQSIKDKQKIEHITLRQKKIARKRNNRINDYLSKAARRIINYCLNNDIGKIVLGYNEDFQRNSNIGSINNQNFVNIPYGKLRDKLIYLCKLYGIEFKLQEESYTSKASFFDGDEIPIYDKENQKEYIFSGKRIKRGLYQTSTGKIINADCNGALNILRKSKVVDLSVLYNRGELDTPKRIRIA, encoded by the coding sequence ATGTATTTAACTTTAAAACAACAGGTAAAACATCTTAGTAAAAAGGAGTTTAGAAATTTAAAATATTTGTGCCATATAGCTAAGAATTTAAAGAATCAGGCTACATACAATGTTAGACAATACTATTTTAAAAATAAAAAGTATTTAAGTTATAATGAAAACTATAAGATGCTTAAAAATAGTGAAAATTATAAGAAATTAAATTCTAATATGGCTCAACAAATTCTAAAAGAAGTAGACGGAAGTTTTAAATCATTTTTTGGACTTTTAAAACTTGCTAAGAATGGTCAATATAATGGTAAAATAAAATTACCTAAATATCTTGCTAAAGATGGATTTACAACTCTTGTTATAGGTTTTGTAAGATTAAAAGATGATATTCTGAGAGTTCCTTATTCAAATTTGTTTAAGAAAACTCATCAGGAAGTTAAAATTAAGCTGCCACCAGTATTAAAAGACAAGAAAATAAAAGAGATTAGAATAATACCAAAACAACATTCTAGGTACTTTGAAATTCAATATACTTATGAGGTAGAAGAAGTTCAAAGGGAATTAAATGAAAACAATGCACTAGGAATTGATTTAGGTATAAATAATCTTTGTGCTTGTGTTACAAATGCTGGAGCTTCATTCATAATAGACGGTAGAAAATTAAAATCAATAAATCAATACTATAATAAGATAAATGCAAAATTACAAAGCATAAAAGATAAGCAAAAGATAGAGCATATAACATTAAGACAAAAGAAAATAGCTAGAAAGAGAAATAATCGTATAAATGATTATCTTTCAAAAGCAGCAAGAAGAATAATAAATTATTGTCTTAATAATGATATAGGAAAAATAGTTCTGGGATATAATGAAGATTTTCAAAGAAATTCAAATATAGGGAGTATAAATAATCAAAATTTTGTAAATATACCATATGGAAAATTAAGAGATAAATTAATATACCTATGTAAACTATATGGAATAGAATTTAAGCTGCAAGAAGAGAGTTATACATCAAAAGCAAGTTTCTTTGATGGAGATGAAATTCCAATATATGATAAAGAAAATCAAAAAGAATATATATTCAGTGGAAAAAGAATAAAAAGAGGACTATATCAAACAAGCACAGGTAAAATCATAAATGCAGACTGTAATGGAGCATTAAATATTCTAAGAAAAAGTAAAGTTGTGGACTTAAGCGTCCTATACAATAGAGGTGAACTGGACACGCCTAAAAGAATAAGGATAGCATAG
- a CDS encoding cysteine peptidase family C39 domain-containing protein, whose product MNREFLVFRNSLFLKKERWKKIFSIFKRYCYVLQKDENDCGPACILTIAKQYNSNFSIAKLRKISGTDRNGTNLAVMIKGLDYLGFDSKVVKVEDKKIDNSVSFPIIAHIQTTNNFLHYVVVHDLYLF is encoded by the coding sequence TTGAATAGAGAGTTTCTAGTTTTTAGGAACTCTTTATTTTTAAAGAAAGAGAGATGGAAAAAGATTTTTTCGATATTTAAAAGATATTGCTATGTTTTACAGAAGGACGAGAACGATTGTGGACCTGCCTGTATATTAACAATAGCTAAGCAATATAATTCAAATTTTTCAATTGCCAAGTTACGGAAAATATCAGGAACAGATAGAAACGGAACTAATCTTGCGGTAATGATAAAAGGGCTTGATTATTTGGGATTTGATTCAAAGGTAGTGAAAGTTGAGGATAAAAAAATTGATAATAGTGTGTCTTTTCCTATAATAGCACATATTCAAACCACAAATAATTTTTTACACTATGTGGTTGTTCATGATTTATATTTATTTTGA
- a CDS encoding metal ABC transporter permease — MGFSLEIQLIAIMVASACSILGTFLVLKSMAMVSDAITHTILLGIVVAFFAVHDLNSPLLIVGAGIVGVLTVYLVELLNSTRLVKEDSAIGVVFPLLFSIAVILISKYAGNVHLDVDSVLLGELAFAPFNRVQIFGFSVAKGLVTTFVIFLINLSFVVIFFKELKISVFDKALAITLGMKPILIHYILMSLVSMTAVSSFEAVGSILVVAFMIGPPITAYLLTDKLKVMIGLSLVLGAVASIIGFHFARFFDISIAGSIAVIIGVIFLLTLIFSPKKGLIFTINRKRSQKMIFSVRILLIHLSNHANTKHEKDECGTETIDNHLRWNKSFLDKVIEKAKKEKYIYVDNDVFKLSERGEKVVAS; from the coding sequence ATGGGTTTTTCATTGGAAATACAGCTTATTGCAATAATGGTTGCAAGTGCCTGCTCTATTTTGGGGACATTTCTGGTTTTAAAAAGTATGGCGATGGTTTCAGATGCGATTACGCACACTATCTTACTTGGGATTGTAGTTGCATTTTTTGCAGTTCATGACTTAAATTCTCCCTTGTTAATCGTTGGTGCGGGAATAGTTGGAGTTTTAACCGTTTACCTTGTGGAACTTCTTAATTCGACAAGACTTGTCAAGGAAGATTCTGCAATTGGAGTGGTTTTTCCATTGTTATTCAGTATAGCTGTAATTTTAATTTCAAAATATGCTGGAAATGTACATTTGGATGTTGATTCAGTATTATTGGGAGAACTGGCATTCGCACCATTTAATCGGGTACAGATATTTGGTTTTAGTGTTGCAAAAGGGCTAGTTACAACTTTTGTAATATTTTTAATAAACTTATCTTTTGTCGTTATTTTTTTCAAGGAATTGAAAATTTCGGTATTTGATAAAGCTCTTGCAATAACTCTTGGAATGAAGCCAATATTAATTCATTACATTCTAATGTCGCTTGTGTCAATGACAGCAGTATCCTCATTTGAGGCAGTAGGTTCAATATTGGTAGTTGCATTTATGATTGGTCCTCCAATTACAGCGTATTTATTAACAGATAAGCTAAAAGTAATGATAGGATTAAGCCTCGTTCTGGGAGCTGTAGCAAGTATCATTGGATTTCATTTTGCAAGATTTTTTGATATTTCAATAGCGGGAAGTATCGCAGTAATAATAGGAGTAATTTTTCTTTTAACATTAATTTTTTCTCCTAAAAAAGGTCTAATTTTTACAATTAATCGTAAAAGAAGCCAAAAAATGATTTTTTCAGTTAGAATTCTTTTAATCCATTTGTCTAATCATGCTAATACTAAACATGAAAAAGATGAATGTGGAACTGAAACGATTGATAACCATCTTCGTTGGAATAAAAGCTTTTTAGATAAAGTTATTGAAAAGGCAAAAAAGGAAAAATATATTTATGTGGATAATGATGTTTTCAAACTCTCTGAGCGTGGAGAAAAAGTTGTTGCAAGTTAA
- the cobM gene encoding precorrin-4 C(11)-methyltransferase has product MKKVYFIGAGPGDPELITVKGQRIVKEADVIIYAGSLVPREVIECHKEGAEVYNSASMNLDEVMEVTIKAQKKGKLVARVHTGDPSIYGAIREQMDILDEYGIEYEVIPGVSSFVAAAAAIKKEFTLPDVSQTIICTRLEGRTSVPEAESLESLASHKCSMAIFLSVQMIDEVVKRLLKHYDKTTPIAIVQRATWDDQKIIMGTLENIAQKVKDEKITKTAQILVGNFMGDEYSKSKLYDKTFSHEFRRGIKE; this is encoded by the coding sequence ATGAAAAAAGTATATTTTATAGGAGCAGGGCCTGGAGATCCTGAATTAATAACAGTAAAAGGACAAAGAATTGTAAAGGAAGCAGATGTAATAATTTATGCGGGTTCGCTTGTGCCTAGAGAAGTTATTGAATGTCATAAAGAAGGAGCGGAAGTTTATAATTCTGCTTCAATGAACTTGGACGAAGTGATGGAAGTTACGATAAAGGCACAGAAAAAAGGGAAGCTGGTAGCAAGGGTTCATACTGGGGATCCGAGCATTTATGGTGCAATAAGGGAACAAATGGATATTCTGGATGAATATGGGATTGAGTATGAAGTAATTCCAGGAGTAAGTTCATTTGTGGCTGCTGCTGCTGCAATAAAAAAAGAATTTACTTTGCCAGATGTGAGTCAGACAATAATTTGTACAAGACTGGAAGGAAGAACATCTGTTCCTGAAGCAGAAAGTCTTGAAAGCCTTGCTTCACATAAATGTTCGATGGCAATATTCCTATCTGTGCAAATGATTGATGAAGTTGTAAAAAGATTATTAAAACATTATGATAAAACAACGCCAATTGCAATTGTCCAAAGAGCCACTTGGGATGATCAAAAAATCATTATGGGAACATTGGAAAACATTGCTCAAAAAGTGAAAGATGAAAAAATTACGAAAACTGCACAAATTTTAGTTGGAAACTTTATGGGGGATGAATATTCTAAATCTAAACTTTATGATAAGACATTTTCGCATGAGTTTAGAAGAGGGATTAAAGAATAA
- a CDS encoding DUF488 domain-containing protein, producing the protein MKFEIKWKRAYEKIGEADGFRILVDKLWPRGLKKEDAKIDYWAKIITPSKELRQNYHKGIIDFENFSEKYRKELEENSDFKEFEGIIVEELKNGNVTMVYASKTPELSHIPVLKEFIEEKLGK; encoded by the coding sequence ATGAAATTTGAAATTAAATGGAAAAGAGCTTATGAAAAAATTGGAGAAGCAGATGGTTTTAGAATATTAGTCGATAAATTATGGCCTCGAGGGTTAAAAAAGGAAGATGCAAAAATTGATTATTGGGCAAAAATTATTACACCATCGAAGGAATTGAGACAAAATTATCATAAAGGAATTATTGATTTTGAAAATTTTTCTGAAAAATATAGAAAAGAATTGGAAGAAAATTCGGATTTTAAGGAATTTGAGGGGATAATAGTGGAAGAGTTGAAAAATGGAAATGTGACAATGGTTTATGCGAGTAAAACTCCAGAGTTGAGCCATATTCCTGTATTAAAGGAATTTATTGAGGAAAAGTTGGGAAAATAG
- a CDS encoding TlpA disulfide reductase family protein, producing the protein MKKLLIIISLFMTCIFGFANAKPLDVDVTEGAKLPNFELRDFHGKYTKSKKLFGDGKPTLLIFAAEWCPYCQRELADVQKFYEENKDNINVVVVFTRRKTNLSATKKYVEDSKFTFPVYYDATNTLMTAFKVKTVPYNLIIQNSRIQKDLGGSKNYEELKEAFYLNY; encoded by the coding sequence ATGAAAAAATTATTGATTATTATTTCATTATTTATGACATGTATTTTCGGATTCGCAAATGCAAAACCTCTTGATGTTGATGTAACAGAAGGTGCAAAATTACCAAATTTTGAATTAAGAGATTTTCATGGGAAATATACTAAAAGTAAAAAATTATTTGGAGATGGAAAACCAACACTTTTAATTTTTGCGGCTGAATGGTGTCCTTATTGTCAACGTGAATTAGCTGATGTACAAAAATTTTACGAAGAAAATAAAGATAATATAAATGTTGTAGTTGTATTCACAAGAAGAAAAACAAACTTATCAGCAACTAAAAAATATGTAGAAGATAGTAAATTTACTTTCCCTGTGTATTACGACGCTACAAATACTCTTATGACAGCCTTCAAAGTAAAAACTGTTCCATACAACTTGATTATCCAAAATTCAAGAATCCAAAAAGATTTGGGTGGATCAAAAAATTATGAAGAGTTGAAAGAAGCATTTTATTTGAATTATTAA
- a CDS encoding metal ABC transporter ATP-binding protein codes for MNQNVSDDIIIRVEDLTVAYEDKPVLWDVELDIKKGVLMAIVGPNGAGKSTLIKAMLDLLKPVTGEVRFYNEKYSKVRDKIAYVPQRGSVDWDFPTTVFDVVEMGRYGKVGWLKKVRKIDKEKTKEAIHKVEMDEFSDRQISQLSGGQQQRVFLARALVQDAEIYFMDEPFQGVDSKTEKSIVNILKKLRDEKKTVIVVHHDLQTVKDYFDYVTFINVSVIASGPVEEIFTPENIEKTYKSKKLTQDNKNHLEIEKED; via the coding sequence ATGAATCAAAATGTTTCTGATGATATTATTATAAGGGTTGAGGATTTAACGGTAGCTTATGAAGATAAGCCTGTTTTGTGGGATGTTGAGCTTGACATTAAAAAGGGAGTCCTTATGGCTATAGTGGGACCAAATGGGGCTGGGAAATCTACTTTAATTAAAGCAATGCTTGATTTACTAAAGCCTGTTACTGGAGAAGTAAGATTTTATAATGAAAAATATAGCAAAGTGCGGGATAAGATAGCTTATGTACCACAAAGAGGAAGTGTTGACTGGGATTTTCCCACTACTGTATTTGATGTTGTGGAAATGGGGCGTTATGGAAAAGTCGGGTGGTTAAAGAAAGTTAGAAAAATTGATAAGGAAAAGACGAAGGAAGCTATTCACAAAGTGGAAATGGATGAATTTTCAGATAGACAGATAAGCCAGTTATCTGGCGGGCAGCAGCAAAGAGTGTTTTTGGCACGGGCATTAGTGCAGGATGCTGAAATATATTTTATGGATGAGCCGTTTCAAGGTGTCGACAGTAAAACGGAAAAATCTATTGTAAATATTTTAAAAAAATTGCGAGATGAGAAAAAGACCGTAATTGTTGTTCATCATGATTTACAAACGGTAAAGGATTATTTTGACTATGTGACGTTTATAAATGTTTCTGTTATAGCTTCTGGCCCTGTAGAGGAAATTTTTACTCCTGAAAATATTGAAAAAACATATAAAAGTAAAAAATTAACTCAAGATAATAAAAATCATCTTGAAATCGAAAAGGAGGATTAA
- a CDS encoding META domain-containing protein — protein MKKTFVLFGILTVFLLSCISLSAKTKKKIINLNETSWELLQITKRGKEQLIPQDANITINFADNKINGNSGVNSYFGGYKIKNNSILTANAATTLMAGPEELMKIEQRFLETLQNSPRITYSNTTLSLRNKNGEIWTFQKLDLSEKLKNTKWKLLEMGQTTLPEKDGEITISFDENKVNGNSGVNNYFGSFEIKNNSIKIGPVGSTRMAGPENLMKIEFEYLKLLQDSKTIEFNNNLLILTTNDGKVLKFEKIDDRVYHY, from the coding sequence ATGAAAAAGACATTTGTTTTATTCGGAATTTTAACAGTTTTCTTACTAAGTTGCATTTCCTTAAGTGCAAAAACGAAAAAGAAAATTATTAACTTAAACGAAACTTCATGGGAATTATTACAAATTACTAAAAGAGGTAAAGAACAATTAATTCCCCAAGACGCAAATATCACAATTAATTTTGCAGATAACAAAATTAACGGAAATTCAGGAGTAAACAGCTATTTTGGAGGTTACAAAATCAAAAATAACTCAATTTTAACTGCAAATGCAGCAACAACATTAATGGCAGGTCCAGAAGAATTAATGAAAATCGAACAAAGATTTTTAGAAACATTGCAAAATTCTCCAAGAATAACTTATAGCAATACAACTTTAAGTTTGAGAAATAAAAATGGAGAAATTTGGACATTCCAAAAATTAGATTTAAGTGAAAAATTAAAAAATACAAAATGGAAACTTTTGGAAATGGGACAAACAACACTTCCAGAAAAAGATGGAGAAATAACAATTTCTTTCGACGAAAACAAAGTAAACGGAAATTCAGGAGTAAATAACTATTTTGGAAGTTTTGAAATAAAAAATAACAGCATTAAAATCGGACCAGTTGGCTCTACAAGAATGGCAGGACCAGAAAATTTAATGAAAATTGAATTTGAATATTTAAAATTATTACAAGATTCTAAAACTATAGAATTTAATAATAATCTTTTGATTTTGACTACTAATGATGGGAAAGTTTTGAAATTTGAAAAGATTGATGACAGAGTTTATCATTATTAG
- a CDS encoding DMT family transporter: protein MSVPPEALFIGLFSAIMIAFYSIYPKKLLKKYGSITVVGWGMIIGSIVSNIVHPIWKIEGNVNTKSIIQVAIVVILGTSIAYLIYIASLNYISSSLAGILTAFEPVLAAILSVIIFGLRFFVVELIGFALVFVSIFILEKRL from the coding sequence TTGTCTGTCCCTCCAGAAGCGCTATTTATTGGACTTTTTTCAGCAATTATGATCGCCTTTTACTCAATTTATCCAAAAAAACTGTTGAAAAAATATGGAAGCATAACAGTAGTTGGCTGGGGAATGATTATAGGAAGCATAGTTTCAAACATTGTTCATCCAATTTGGAAAATAGAAGGAAATGTAAACACAAAATCTATAATTCAAGTAGCAATAGTCGTAATTTTAGGAACTTCTATCGCCTATTTAATCTATATCGCAAGTTTAAACTACATTTCCTCATCACTTGCAGGGATATTGACAGCCTTCGAGCCAGTACTTGCGGCAATATTATCAGTAATAATTTTTGGATTAAGATTTTTTGTTGTTGAATTAATTGGATTTGCATTGGTTTTCGTTTCAATATTTATTTTGGAAAAAAGATTATAA
- a CDS encoding endo alpha-1,4 polygalactosaminidase: MKKVLLILSLFIFCYCFSNTNVKDNKNSKVENTKKYVSGSEIYRDRMRDLIREVRSNTTKNKYLITQNGNLLYYRNNQIDKDFFNVTNGTTQESLYYGEGLKLSHPTKKESNEFLLSILNPIRKAGKPIFAINYGVGNKLREDLLVKSTQTNIINELLPSFGAEKAYMPIQNFNSKNINSLNDVKNFLVLLNPKEFRDVDDFYNYLKNTDYDLLLIEPSHSGKYMTKEQIESLKRKKNGAKRIVIAYFSIGEAGGYRDFWKPEWKNKATRPSWIVGENPNWADDYIVKYWSPEWRKIVKDYQKRLDDMGVDGYMLDTVDTYYNFEVKSEKSGEIIN; the protein is encoded by the coding sequence ATGAAAAAAGTACTATTAATATTGTCATTATTTATTTTTTGTTATTGCTTCTCAAATACAAATGTAAAAGACAATAAGAATTCAAAAGTTGAAAATACAAAAAAATATGTTTCAGGAAGTGAAATTTATCGTGACAGAATGAGAGATTTAATTCGTGAAGTGCGTTCAAATACAACAAAAAATAAATACTTAATCACGCAAAATGGGAATTTATTGTATTATCGTAATAATCAAATAGATAAGGATTTTTTTAATGTTACGAACGGAACTACACAAGAATCACTTTATTATGGAGAAGGTCTAAAATTGTCGCATCCGACTAAAAAGGAGTCAAATGAGTTTCTTTTGAGTATTTTAAATCCAATTAGAAAAGCAGGGAAACCAATTTTTGCGATAAATTATGGAGTAGGGAATAAATTGAGAGAAGATTTGTTGGTAAAATCGACTCAAACAAATATTATAAATGAATTGTTACCATCATTTGGAGCTGAAAAAGCGTATATGCCAATACAAAATTTTAATTCAAAGAATATAAATTCTTTGAATGATGTAAAAAATTTCTTGGTGTTATTAAATCCAAAAGAATTTAGAGATGTTGATGATTTTTATAATTATTTGAAAAATACTGATTATGATTTGTTGTTAATCGAGCCTTCACATAGTGGAAAATATATGACAAAAGAACAAATAGAATCATTGAAGAGAAAGAAAAATGGAGCTAAGAGAATAGTGATAGCATATTTTAGTATTGGAGAAGCTGGAGGATACAGAGATTTCTGGAAGCCTGAATGGAAAAATAAAGCTACAAGACCTAGTTGGATTGTGGGAGAAAATCCAAATTGGGCAGACGATTACATTGTAAAATATTGGAGTCCTGAATGGAGAAAAATCGTAAAAGATTATCAAAAACGATTAGATGATATGGGTGTAGACGGTTATATGCTTGATACAGTTGACACATACTATAATTTTGAAGTTAAATCTGAAAAAAGCGGAGAAATTATAAATTAA